The Nomascus leucogenys isolate Asia chromosome 4, Asia_NLE_v1, whole genome shotgun sequence genome includes the window ttctgatatattagtttggtgcaaaagtaattgcggttttggcaaaaaacacaattacttttacaccaagcTAATATTTACCCATGTGCCATTATAAagtttccttctttgtctctaacaatgcatcttatcttgaagtctattttttctGCTATTAATATAGCCAATCTTATTTTCTTGTGCCTACTATTAGCATGGCATgtctttttcaatctttttactCTTAACCTATTTATTCCTATATATTTCAAGGGCACCTCctgtagacagcatataattaattctttgtttcttattCAGTCTGACAatcatgtcttttgattggatatTTGACTAATTTAAATTTGGTGCAGTTGTTGAAATAGATGATTTTAGGTCAccattttgctgtttattttgtttgtcttGTCTTATCTCTCTTGATGCTTGTTTGTTCCTCCTTTACTACCTTCTTTTGtgttaatcaaatattttttagtattttgtttaatttctttactgGCTTTCTAGCTATATCGagctaattattaaattttaatagcaTTGTTCTAGAGGTAACAACATATATCTTTCACTTATCCCAATCTACTTAGAGTTCATACTGAATAATTTCAGGTAAAATATAGTAACCTTGCatcagtatattttaatttccctGTCTTCTTATTTTAGTATTATTGTTGTCATTTGAAGATGAAATCAATGTTATCAACTCAATAATACAGTTTTACAAATTTTGCTTAATTTGCCAATTGTCTTTCAAagaaattaacagaagaaaaaagtatatgtgtatgtgtgtgtgttgggtgtgtgtgtgtgagggtgtgagtgtgtgtatatgtatttagttcttttaatttatcCATGCATTTTCCATTTCTGGTGTTCATCATTTTTTCCTGTAAATCTGAGAGGTCATCTGGTGTCATTTCCTTTCAGCCTCAAAAACTTACTTTATAGATATGAGCTGAGAggagtgaaaataaaaaaaaaattaaatttaaaacctacTTTAGCTTTTCTAGTAGCACAGTTCTGCTAGCAATTAATTACCTTAGTTTTGTTTATCTGGCAATGccttaatttctctttcatatatGAAGGATAAATTCtttggatacaaaattcttggttgccagtttttttctctctccaacaGTTGAAATATGCCATTCTAATTTCATATGACTTTCATTACTTTGACATAAAGTCACCATTGATCATATCATTGTTCTCCTGTATGTAACATGCCatctttctctggctgctttaaagattttcttaTTATCTTTGACTTTCAGCATTTTCACTATGAAGGTTTATTCTGTCTAGGGTTTGCTGAGTTTCCTAGATTTgtaatttaaagttttttccataaaattttgGAAGTTATAGGCCATTCTTTCTTTTAACACTTTCTtgcccctttctcttctctcctattCTCTCTGCCTACCATTCCAATTATACCACTTTGTGTCTCTTGATATAAATAGGTCTCTGatgctctgtttatttttcttcaagtttttttctttgtgttattcAGATTGAGTAATTTCTGTTAATCTCatttaaagtttattaattatTCTGACACTTCGATCTGtctttaaaactaaattttagtgaattttttatttaactgaaaTGAGTAAATTCTTCACTTAAGTGATGGTGCTTCTTAGCTCTAGAGTTTCCCTTTTTTATAGTGTCATTCCTCTGTTGAGATTTTCTAACAGCTCTTTCATTAAGACCATTTTCCTTGAATACTTTGAAAGTATTCGAATACCTGATTTGAAGTTTCTTTCCTGCTAAATCCAACATCTGGGCTCCATTAAAGTCAGTTTCTATTgacgttttttgtttttcttgagtaTGGGTCACATATTTCTGTATCTTTGCATGTttagtaatttttgtttgaaaagtGGACATTGTAGAAAATACAATGTGACTACAATCagttatattcttaaatattcgtgttattttttcattaagcAATTAATTTGCTTGAATTTAAATGGAAAACTTAGTCTCCTCTGTGGTGTGTAGTTGTTGATCTCATCTCAGTTTTTATGACTTCCAGCTGCTAAATAACCTCTTGGTAAATTCAGAGAACTCATCTGGTGCAGTTCTATCTTTACAGACTAAAATCCTGTCTGGCTTTTGCCTGCTTTTCTAATGCCTTTGTCAGATTCTCCCCCACATATGCATACTTTACTAGTCAACCAGTGATGTGGGCAAAATTTTTACTCAAGATTTGGGGGTTTCAATCCTTTTGCCATTCTCTTATAGATTTTCCCCCAAAATTTCTCCTGTCCTCTGTTCTCTGTTACCTTGAGCCTGGAATGTGactgatatttttctttgccCTGGCCAGGGGTATTGGGGAACATCTTCAGGCAGGATAACTGCAAACTCCCAATTCTTCCCCCTTCAAGGTGTTTAAAAGTAATCTGCCTACTGTCTTCCACTTTTGGATGTGTTCTTATTCCTATAaatagctgttttttttgttttgttttgttttttttacagattttatAATCGTCATCTGTAGGAGGGTTTATATAGCAACTCCAACACAATTACTAGATGTGTTTATGGTTATGTCTTTAGTCTTTATCTTCTTTATGTATAGTACATGAGCATGAGGGTAGGTACATACTTTATTACTGTACATCCATGATTTCACACAAAAtaaatgcttcataaatatttgttgtatgatTAAAAATTCTGACTGCTACTGTAATTACACAATTGATTCCTCAGTGtacattcacaaatatttattgcttttttaaaaaaaagattctcatAGTCTCAATCACAAGGTCTGTCCCTTGAGGAGCTAGTCCTCATTTTTTTTACAGGCTTTTTGGTCACCTTCTGAAACAACAAGTGAGGGGACCATATTTACTCAGTGGAGTTTCTTGTATGACCAATACCAGAATATACTACAAGcaaattatgtttctttcttcaacttctagaaaaaaagaatgtcatcTGTGAGTACTGTCAATGGTCTTGGAGATTCTCACAGGCAAGGGATTCCCCAATATGACTGGATGTGGCTTGATGACcacaaggcattttgcttgtgtCTTAAGGCTTATTTCATTCTGAAGGTCACAGACTATGACTTCCCCAAGTAAGAAGTGAGCCTCCTCCCAACCTTCACTTTGGACAAGGGGCTTAGCCTACAACTATTAACAACAACCAGGCACCAACCGGTGTAGGAAGCAGATGCATTTTTCTTAGGCCAGTTGctattaaagcaaaacaaaacacttccCTCTATACAGAAGAGTTGGTATCTTTTAGATTGCAGCTGTTTTTGCTTCTCACTGATGGCTGCATTCCTGTTTTGGACAAGAGACAATTATCTACAAAGTGTGTAATATCATCAGGGGGCCTGGAATTAGAGGCAGTGTATCAGCATTAAATAGAAGTAATTATTATTACCAGTTTACACTTTTGGATATGGGGGTTATTTTGCTTTCTACTTTGAGCTACACAGATGAAGAGTACTATGTAGGTGTTACTGGCTGCATGTTGGGaatgttatatatttaaacaGTTTGCAGTTAATTAAGAGTATTGACTTGGAACTAAATCACTGGTCTCATACAACATCTGTGCTCTCTTCCTATCTGTCTATGTATTTAGATGGTGTCTATCACTGTGGTATCTAAGTGCTCTGAAAATCTAATTAGGCTAATTTCAACTTCCTCTGTGAGGGAGAAGGATCTACCTCTCTTCATCACCCTTCCTGCCAGAGCCTTCTTGAAGGGAGTCATTATTATTCCTTGAAGAGAAAGGCAGTTGAAAGAGAGCCTCAAGCAAGAAACAGCATTTCTCACCTTCCTTGAAAGTTGGGGGTTTGGCTTCTAGAAGTGTTTTCAGCTTGTAAACGGCACCAGAAAGGCAAAAGGGCAGATGCTGCTGAAGAGTCTGGTAACATGTATACAGGGGAAAGAACACTGGAAATTTCCTTGCAAGCCCTGGGTTAAAGAATTTGCTGGTAGATTATGCTTGATTGTGTACTCACGACGTCCAGGCCGCCACCACCTGACAGACACACAGTGTTTGTTTATCCAAGGAGCATAAAGGCAGTGTTCTCTTTCCAACAATGAACAAGTGTTGTTGTTCCGTCTGTGGGTCTCTGTTAACATTCCCACATCTTAATTTCTGGGCTGAGGAGAGCTGCCTGATTTCATTGGTTTTCGGTGTCTAGTCTGCAGATAGAGGTATGGAGAAGACAGCAGCACAATCATTGTGCGTTCCTTTTTGTGGTCATAACCCACAAGGGTTACTCTTCCAGAGTGAATCCAAAGGCATACATTCATGCACAGGCAGAGAATTGCAGTCACACAGCAGAGCTTGTTAgttggaaaggagaaaggatCAGAGATGGCCAAGTATGTTAGTCTGAGCTGGGCCAGGAGCTCTGTGATGGAgtatgaaggaaaaagaaggaggttaaaaaaaatcagtactttACCTCACTCACAGCTCAAACACAACATGGCTAGTGTTATCAAGTTTTTGatgtcaaagttttttttttcactctttgctTGAAATTTGCATTAtgtagagcagtggtccccaaaccccgggccatggaccagtaccagtccatggcctattaggaaccgggctgcacagcatgaggtgagcagtgggcaagcgggcattattgcctgagctccgcctcctgtcagatcggcagcagcattagattatcacaggagcatgaaccctgttgtgaactgcacatacaAGGGATCCAGGTTGCCTGCTCCTCATGAGAATGTACTTCCTGATCATCTGTAGtcaaacagtttcatcctgacaCCACCCTCAAACtcggtctgtggaaaaactgtcttccacaaaaccagttccttctgccaaaaaggctgggggaCCACTGATTTAAACTATCCAAGAAAATGATGGGAATGTTTGGCTGGGAATATTGAGatcaagttcatttttaaaaaaggaattttttaatttcctcataaactgggtgcagtggtgcctgtctgtaatcctagctactagagaggctgagacgggaggattgcttgaagccaggagttcaagaccagcaacgGCAAcacagacccccatctctaaaagaatattttaaaaattgtctcctCTTTTTTGGGAtgcagagtttcactgtgtcactcatgctgcactgcagtggcataattatagCTTGCTGCAGCGGCATaattatagcttactgcagcctctacctcccaggctcaagtgatcctcccacctcagccttctgagtagctgagaccacacaTGTgtaccaccacatttggctaattacAAAaatgtagagatagggtctcactattttgtctaggatggtgtcaaactcctgggcttaagtgatcctcctgccttagcctcccaaattgttgtgagtacaggcatgagccactgtgtcctccTTCTGGCAAAGAAAATTAAGAGTACTGGCAGTATGAGAGATTTGGTATAAAAAGACTGAGACCAGAAACAGTAGGGTGGCAGCATTTGGGACTGTCCCTCTCCTCCAAGCTGCCCTTGGTCTCTGGAGAAGGATCGTGGGGCCTCTCTGCAGGTCTGTCCAGGATCTCATTAAAGAGACTAGTGGGGACCTAGCATTAGAGAGATTTTATAGCTTGAGGATGTGTCCAACTGTGACAAGAAGATGACTGTTGACTAAAGCCAATCCTTCACCTCAGAAATGCAATAGCGTCTTTCCAGAGCTGACACTCCGAGGAGAGTGCTGCATGTGACACTGCCACAGATATGAAAAGCAGAAACTTCCGCGTGCAAATGACCACGTGGAAAGAGAGGAGCAcaatcctccccctcctcccttaaGCAACATAATTAGTAGCTGAAATCTCTCTATGAGGGTCCCCTAAATGGCTGAGCCATTTCACCGGCCCATTAAATGAACACAAAAATTTGTTTGTAAGCTTAGTCTTTGGCCTGCCTCCACTCACCTTCTAAATATGGAAGACCTAGGCTAACTTCAAGATTTCTTTGGGAGGGTGTGGATTCCCCTGAGTTGCTTCTCTACCTAAAACGTCACGTTTGTGAAGATGTAGCCACCACCATGGGCTGGTCAACTGCAGGATGGGGCGTCTCGGGGCTGCTTTTGGAAAGACTATGGTGCTCAACGAGAGTCACTCAGAGGGCGGCAGAGTGGTCACCAACAACACTGAGAGCATCCCAGTGTCCTACAATCTTGTGAAACTTACGTTCAGTGACATGAAGAACGTGCCAGAGGCCTCCAAAGGGACCAAGAAAGGCACCATCTACCTTACCCCTTTCATCTTTCTGTCCAGGGCGAAGGATGCCATGCAGTCCTTCGTAATGTCATTTTATCTCGTGAAGGCCTGTGAGATCAAGCAGTCTGTGTTTGATACAAACCGCATCAAGGGAACAGTGAACGCCGAAGCAGGCAGTGACTGGGAAGGCTCTGCTTCCCGCAAGTCCGCCTTCACGGCAGGGAGCGCCACTGAATCTGGACAGCAGGTGCTCCAGGTGGCATCTCAAGCGTCCAGGGGTGAAGCCCTCAGTGGAGCCTACGGCCACTCTCACATGCCTGGCAGGACTTGTGCCTTTCCCCCGCCAGTCACTAGTGGAATGTATCCCTGCCCTCCTGGCTGCTCTTCTCCACCACCTTCGCCTGAGTTCTGTCCAGGACCTCCCAAGATGGACAGGGCCATGGGGTATGTGCAGCCCCCGCCACCGCCCTATCCTGGGCCCACGGAACCTCCGGTCAGCCCCGATATTCCCTGCACTCCTGCAGCCGAAGCCAGGGCCACAGAAGCATCTGCCAGCACCTATTATAACCCAGGCAAACCACACCACGTCTCCATGCCCATGAAGCAGCCTCTGCCATCTTACCGGAGGGAAGATAAGAAGACCCAGTAGACgcctcccacctccagcctcctgCTTCCCTCCCAGTCCTTGTTTCCTACCCCTTCCCTCAGGGCTGTGGCTGCGGCTGGGGGAGGTGCGGGAGGGCCTCGTTCTTCCTCCAGGTCTGATCATAAACAGTTACCAGGAACGAACACAGGGGGACAGTTGGGTCCCTGGCCTCGGGAGAGGCCCCGCCCCCCTTCCCAGCCGCATGCCTCTCTCATATCTCTGGGGCTCTTGGGAGCATGGGGTGTCCCTCCTGCCCCCCACGCCCCCGGTCCCGTTTCACTTTCGTAGCTTCTCCCTACACAGGGACTCTCTGGCCACCtcctccactgcagtccagctccCTTGGTCTGGCAGCCACTCTACACTCAGCCTCATGAGCCCCCTCAGACCAGCCAGGTGTCTTCCCAGAGACCCCCGCCAGGCCTGCTTCACATTCCCTCCTCTGgtctgtgcctggcctgaaaaggCCACCATGTGCGGACTGTCAGCCCAGATTCCACTCAGCCAGGTTCTGGCCCCAGCCACTGtcaccctccccttccctgtccTGGGTCATGGTGTTGCCAACTCCATGTGACTTTTGAGGCTGTAAAATGAGCTTCCAGGGCTTGAGTGGCATCAGGGCAAGCATACTGAGGCTGGGGAGGAAGCCTCCCTGCTTTCTGCTAGTGTTTCTGGAATGTGCTTTCcatctcctctcttccctctagAAGGGGCTTCTCTACTGGAACTAGAGAATGCATATCTGTGCCGTTGTGCCACCGGGGGGCTGCTGGGTGGGCCAGGAATGAGGGCCCCTGACCCCGCATGCTGGTGGAGCCCCTCAGCTTACCTCTTCCCCGTAAGCCTCATGCCCCCAGATACACTGACATTTGTTCTAGTTCATTCCTGTACTGGCCATGAAGTGAGGAGATGGTTATTTAAAGAGACTTCCctatttatttgacaaaaaatCCAGTTAATATATTAATGTGAAATAAATCCTGTTTGTACCTTGATTTGTTGGCTGAAAATGTGAAATAGTAAAAATgaagtaacaggaaaaaaaaaagtaggatggTCCAACTCCTCTCTGCCTGAGACTCGTCGGATAATCTCTGTGTCTTTGACATTTTATCTGTAAAAGAGATTATACTCAGGTCCTCTTTTCCATATGTGGGATGACAATAGGGGCAATATTTAATCTGGACCATAAatctttaaaatcatttaattttcagCTCTTCTGCAATGTAATGCAACTgctactttatatatttaggctACCTGATACTTTTGAAGTAATTCAATATGACTCTTTCAAGAACAAGAAAATGTATCAGATAGCTTTTTGAGGCCATTTAGGGATGGAGGCAAGCCATGAGTTCAAGATTCAAGGGAATATGAAGAGGCAAACAAATAACACTTTCTTCCCCCCTGGAGTTACTAAACAGTGCgagaaataaaaagtatgacAGACAGGAGACCACAGTTTCACCTTCTTATCCTGATACTGGAGAATGTGGCTTATATCTGCAGGCAAGTCGGTTTCATAATATAGAGCCTCAGAATGAGACAGACTTTATGGGTGGGTCACATTAGCTGGATCACCACTGGTCCCCACCCAGGGGAACCTGCCCCAGAGAACTTGGGGTGTTGAGAAGCAGGGCAAAATGTTTGCTTCCTATGGACTGCTAGTTCTCAagagcaggaaaagagaaaacgGCTGGGAAATATGCTCAGTTTCTTCTCTCCAGCTCATTCCCAGATAACTGATTCTTCCTTCTCCCAGGGGAAGAGTGAAGGACAATATGGAACGAGCCCAGGAGTGTTGTGTTCTCTCCAAATGGAAGGAAACTTCTGGAATGGGAAAGAAGCATTCCCTCCTAACATGGTGTGTTCCTAGAAGGTAAGAGTATTTTCGAGAagacttcttattttttataccaCCCCTAGAGAAGGTAATGTTGTCTAGTCATCTACCACCCTTAGGAGTTAGGCCAAGAAACTTGGTACCCAGGGATTTTGCTAagtcagtttttgtattttaaaacagcaTCAGGAGAAGAGATTTAACCGACTCACCCCAGTCTAATTCTTGGATTTATATTGCTTTGATATGTTCAAAGCTATTCattcttttctgaattttagAAGGTAGGACCACActtacctgggtgacagaaagaaaaGCTTCATTCTAGATTTTATCATGATAGCCACGATCCTCTTCAAAGTTGTACTCACTTATATGTAacttcacttattcattcttATATCCACCTATTCAGTCAAgtatgcatgtattttaaaattcagtaagaaTTCATGAGTTGTTTTTCacctatgtgccagatactataCTAGGCaggaggaaaacaaaaccaattcTGTGTATACAAAAGGTGCGAAATAAGGGGCTCACATAGTCCTAAAAGAGCTAGGACACTGTATTGGCCAGCACCCCACCACATACCTATGTGTTTATCTGCTTTAGACCCTTTAGATCCTGGTATGCACTGGGGGTTGCAGAAAAGAGACATAAACATCTTTACTTGATTTCTTCATATAAAGTGTGTAACATTAGAAATGTAACTTAGATATTTATATGTGTCTGAGAGATTTGTACAAGAAttttcacagcagctttatttaaaATGACCCCAAACTGAAAATGacccaaatgttcattaacaGATTAATGGGATGCTAACACTCAGCAAGAGAAAGGAACTACTAATTAcatacaacacagatgaatctcaagCCATTACAACATAGTAACACATACAGCAGTAATACATACAGCAGAAGAAGCCAGATTAAAAGAGCAGGTACTATCTGATTCCACTGTGTGAAGTTGTAGAATAGGCGAGAATAAGTTATAGTGAAAGAAATCATAATAGGGGTCACATCTGGAAGTAAGTAGTGGGGAGACAGACTACAAAGGGATATGAAGAAgcttagtagagatgggaatgttttatattttaattgggtGTTTATTATGCAGCTGTGTACATTCATCAAAACTCACTGTACATGCATTTTATGTATAAAGTATACCTTAAAATGTAAAGAGAAAGGTACAAAGATACAAATTGATCAAAGAATAAAAGCTCaattaagcatatttttaaaaaatgaaacctatcaaaaacatttcaaatgtttCTTGGCATTTGAACTACACTTAAATAGGTCATGATTTATAATCTCCAAGCACAGAATGTTTTTCTTCCTAAACTTTGTACCTTTAGGGAAAAAGTTTTATTACAGAAATGGAATACAATAGGAAAAATAAGCTGcttcttaaatatttaacttaataCATAAAGAAAACTAGGGACTGTCATAATTAGAACACATGTAAGtctttttttatgtatgtatatttatagctGACTGCATGTAATTTTAGATGATAGTAATTGCCATTGTGTGTgagtttgtgagtgtgtgtgctgtgtaccaagcaacatggagaaataaaagaaggaaagaggggaagCAATATTAGCATAATTTGAAGAACTGGATGAAATTATTTCAGTACTgtcaaattataataatttacaaaaagaatatatattattggtTATTTTCATGTGTATTAATTGGCATTCAAGCCATCTGTATCATTTACTCATATATATTTAATGGGGATCATAAATATTCCTCTGCCAGCTAGAGAAGAGCCATCTATCAGGAGAGATGACAATCTTGGGCCTATTACTCAATGACTTGGTAGTAAAGGCTGAGCATTTTCTTGAGGTTATTAGAGTTGgattttaaacttcttttataGTAATGTACAGTGAAATATAAAACACATTGctttaatggatttttaaaactcatacCAAAAAAGTCCACTTTAAATGTAGTGAATGCTGATCTATGAAATGAAGTTTATTTCATAAGCCATAGTTAGCTTTTGAGCTTTAAGTCATATACTCTGTCCTAGAACTAGTCCGATTTTAGTAGAcctggaaataaaaatggaaattgttaTTGGCCCATTCAGCTCCCAtgtagcaacttttttttttctgtaaatgtagTTGTGCACACATTTCTTGGAAGGGATAGAAGagtttcattcctgatattgtcAACCACCTTTCATTCTGATAGTTGTGTCAATGTGTCACCATCACCAGCACTATCAAAAGGGGCTTTGAAAAGAAATtgcatattaaaaagaaaagcctggggtGATTTGATGTGTTTCAGTTCAGCCTGGGAGTGGAAAGGGAGAACCGTGTGCTAGGCCCAGGACGCCTCCTGAGTGCTCTGTGTCAACCTgctctgtgttaatttgcttggCTAATGTCCAGAGAGACTTCTGGGACTTCTCAGTGCCCCACAATGTAGTCCTGGGACTTGCAGTGGCGCTGCAGTTAGGGTTGGCTCACAGAAGACTGTCAATTCACTTACATGGTGGCCAGCACAATTCCCCGTTTTCATATGCTGAAgcagaaatatttctttaaataagacaAAAGTATAGATTTAGTAGCATTCTCCCCTCTGTCTGGAATCATTTCCTTGAGTGTATGCTTCTAGTTCTCTGGTCTGCAAACTGGACTTAACGGTTGTAGACCACCATTTTAAGCAACTAGAAAAAACAAGGGCCATTCTTCCTTTGGCCTGATTGCAGAGCATTCACTTGTATCATTTGTATAGTTTCTGACATTCACCTTTCtgacattctgtctcaaagaGAGTTGGAATCTGTGTCTTTAAGAATGAGGACAGTTTGAGACTTGGTGAGAAGAATAGATAAATGACCTCTCCCTTCCGATTTGAACTCTGAGTTCAGAATTAGCAGTTCAGATGTGACTGGCTGAGCGTCGAATTGCTTCTCAGCCCTGCCGGTACATTGGAATcgcctggggagcttttaaaaaattactgatgTCCAGGCCCCACCCCTAGAGAGCTCATTTAATTGGTCCAGGGTGGAGCTTGGAcaccagtaatttttttaaaagctccccaggtgatctTAATGTGTACCAGGGTTGAAAACTACTGGTTTACAGCAAAATAGTTTCAGTAGTAGAGCAGTAGCAAAAAAGGGGACCGGGGATTGAGTGTGGCAAAAGAGAAGGTTTGCATGGCTTCTGTAACTCTAGCAAATACCCACCGCAAGGATCTAGAGATGCAAACATGAATCAGACAGGGCTATGCTCCAGGGGCTCACGGACGGTAAGAGAGGAAGACCTAAACTCAGCCCTGCAGTAGAGGGTGGTAAATGCTGCCCTAGTGGGGATGGGAAGAGGCACAAGGCTTGTCTTGCAAACCAGAGGGAAGTGAAGCCTCCCTGGGCATTAGCCAAGCAAAAGCTAAAAGAATTACTCTTACTTAGCTGAATCGCACCTTAAATACTCTATTCCTTCATCtgatcctcacaaccaccctggGGAGGTGGTTTAGTCACATTCCATATAGGAGGAAGAGGAAATACAGAGATGTTAAGGATGTGACCTACAGTCACAGCAGTGGAGGCCGAGATAGCAATTAATCCCAACAGGCATGGCCTCACCCAGTCCTTACAGGACAGCCCTGTAAAATAAGTGTGACTGCTACTTCCTTTTATAGATGCACAAAGTGAGGCTCAACCtggttaagcaacttgctcaagagTAAGCTAGTGCTTCCTAAGTGCTAAAGTAGGGTATATTCATTTCGTATTGGCACTGTAACAGAGCACTATAAACCTTGTGGTTTAAAAATAGCACAAATGCATTTTCTCAAAGTCCAGgaaggtcagaagtctaaaatgggtTGGCAGGGCTgattccttctgaaggctctaggggagaatttattccctttcctcttccagcttttagaggctgcctgcattccttggctcacggccccttcctctatcttcaaagcAGGCAGCATAGCATCTTCAGCTCTCTCATCTCTTTCCGATCTCTGCTTCCGTTGTTCCATCTCCATCTTTTACTCTGACTCTCCTGTACCTCCTCTTTCCCTCATAAGGACCCAGGTG containing:
- the LOC100598999 gene encoding WW domain-binding protein 2-like isoform X1; translation: MVLNESHSEGGRVVTNNTESIPVSYNLVKLTFSDMKNVPEASKGTKKGTIYLTPFIFLSRAKDAMQSFVMSFYLVKACEIKQSVFDTNRIKGTVNAEAGSDWEGSASRKSAFTAGSATESGQQVLQVASQASRGEFCPGPPKMDRAMGYVQPPPPPYPGPTEPPVSPDIPCTPAAEARATEASASTYYNPGKPHHVSMPMKQPLPSYRREDKKTQ
- the LOC100598999 gene encoding WW domain-binding protein 2-like isoform X2, translating into MVLNESHSEGGRVVTNNTESIPVSYNLVKLTFSDMKNVPEASKGTKKGTIYLTPFIFLSRAKDAMQSFVMSFYLVKACEIKQSVFDTNRIKGTVNAEAGSDWEGSASRKSAFTAGSATESGQQVLQVASQASRGEALSGAYGHSHMPGRTCAFPPPVTSGMYPCPPGCSSPPPSPEFCPGPPKMDRAMGYVQPPPPPYPGPTEPPVSPDIPCTPAAEARATEASASTYYNPGKPHHVSMPMKQPLPSYRREDKKTQ